A genomic region of Branchiostoma lanceolatum isolate klBraLanc5 chromosome 4, klBraLanc5.hap2, whole genome shotgun sequence contains the following coding sequences:
- the LOC136433499 gene encoding RNA-binding protein 25-like isoform X3 — protein sequence MSFPPPMNRPPGMGMPPMPPGMPPPAHFGAFNPLPPGSPHIVTASGAIRPMTLQAIRPGPPMVAPMGMVHGAPTLLQRPAMPVMPVKPVQQPQPVDKKEADKKEEKAKESDGEEEEGEALPSTTVFVGNITDRATDVLIRQMLMKCGTVLSWKRVQGATGKLQGTTKSFGFCEYAEPESTLRALRLLHDWQLGDKKLLVKVDAKTRAVLDEYMGKKKDAKGSSGDKDSDELDEETIRQDNFAMEQLEQLKREHNTELNTPIPDDRPSKGKKEGLLGDKPKAKQKKDDKKEEAIDDLEDMEVDEEKRNLITKEIRSFREAHKNDEEKEKERDKERKEREREREKERERREREREKEREREREREREEERRRKEREREREKERERERPNSSGRRERERMDREREYDRERRERDREKEREEEEEAYERRKLERKLREKELAYQERLKAWETRERRKTREYDKENEREEDRKKEMIKEAKRLKEFLEDYDDERDDPKYYKYMYRGHGLLEQRAVWSDNFVRGSALQKRLKERQKEIELDEMDRRKEKEEIEEIRRRLMEEGHPDPQAEVERLERETEKHKEPQLKTELPEPSPRETKPHLEPTLKPAFPPIQVKAAPSVSSQDSPDCASGGESPAGIIFPSAPKPDSPPDESSQDSFAPVQGPEPPPANQKPKIGFGLKFVAAPATTSSPAQAPPKRKIPIGQVFSNDDEDGTDDGPKKRKLIPIEYTEEEKMAVSHVPTAMSSTEEKRKSIKNLIEKIPTAKDELFAYSLDWSQVDQGLMEKRVKPWINKKIVEYIGEEEPTLTEFICQKVMAHSVPKSILEDVAMVLDEEAEVFVVKMWRLLIYETEAKKHGLVK from the exons ATGTCATTCCCTCCCCCCATGAACCGTCCTCCCGGCATGGGCATGCCCCCCATGCCTCCTGGTATGCCCCCACCAGCTCATTTTGGAGCATTTAATCCTCTACCTCCAG GTTCTCCTCACATCGTAACCGCTAGCGGAGCCATCAGACCGATGACTTTACAGGCCATACGCCCAG GTCCTCCAATGGTTGCGCCAATGGGCATGGTACATGGAGCA CCCACCCTTCTCCAAAGACCAGCGATGCCTGTTATGCCTGTCAAGCCTGTTCAACAGCCTCAACCTGTAGACAAGAAAGAGGCAGACAAGAAGGAAGAAAAGGCAAAG GAGTCTGatggtgaggaggaggagggtgagGCACTGCCTTCCACCACAGTGTTTGTGGGCAACATCACCGACAGAGCCACAGATGTACTCATCAGGCAGATGCTCATG AAATGTGGAACAGTCTTGAGCTGGAAGAGAGTCCAAGGGGCCACTGGGAAGCTGCAAGGTACTACCAAAT CGTTTGGGTTCTGTGAGTATGCTGAGCCAGAATCCACCCTGAGAGCCCTGCGCCTACTCCACGACTGGCAGCTGGGAGACAAGAAACTGTTGGTGAAGGTGGACGCCAAGACCCGGGCTGTGTTGGATGAGTACATGGGGAAGAAGAAGGATGCAAAGGGAAGCTCAGGGGACAAG GACTCCGATGAACTTGATGAGGAGACCATAAGACAAGATAACTTTGCAATGGAGCAGCTTGAACAACTGAAGAGAGAGCACAACACAGAGCTGAACACACCTATCCCTGATGACAGACCAAGCAAAG GGAAGAAGGAAGGCCTCCTTGGAGACAAGCCCAAGGCCAAGCAGAAGAAAGACGACAAAAAAGAAGAGGCAATA GACGACCTAGAGGACATGGAGGTTGATGAAGAGAAACGTAATCTGATCACCAAAGAGATTCGGAGCTTCCGTGAAGCCCACAAG AACGatgaagaaaaggagaaagaaagagacAAAGAGCGgaaggagagggagagagagcgagagaaaGAACGGGAGCGCCGAGAGAGGGAACGGGAGAAGGAGAGGGAGCGGGAAAGAGAAAGGGAGAGGGAAGAGGAACGCCGCCGGAAAGAGCGAGAGCGCGAGCGTGAAAAGGAGCGAGAAAGAGAGAGG CCTAACAGTAGTGGCCGCAGGGAACGCGAGAGAATGGACCGCGAAAGGGAGTATGACAGAGAGCGACGTGAGCGGGACCGCGAAAAGGAAcgggaggaagaggaagaagcatACGAGAGGCGTAAACTGGAGAGAAAGCTGAGGGAGAAAGAGCTGGCCTATCAAGAG CGACTGAAAGCCTGGGAGACGCGTGAGAGACGGAAAACTCGGGAGTACGACAAGGAAAACGAGAGAGAAGAAGACAGGAAGAAAGAAATG atcaaagaAGCCAAGCGTCTAAAGGAATTCCTGGAGGACTATGATGACGAGAGAGACGACCCCAAATACTACAA atacatgtatcgTGGCCATGGTCTGCTCGAACAGAGAGCAGTATGGAGTGATAATTTTGTGAG GGGCAGTGCTTTACAGAAGAGATTaaaagagagacagaaagagattGAGCTGGATGAGATGGACAGAAGGAAAGAGAAAGAGGAGATTGAAGAAATCCGACGACGCCTAATGGAAGAAGGACACCCTGACCCACAGGCAGAAGTTGAAAGA TTGGAAAGGGAGACAGAAAAGCATAAAGAGCCGCAGCTGAAAACTGAACTTCCAGAGCCGTCACCTCGAGAGACCAAACCTCACCTGGAACCAACACTCAAACCAGCATTCCCGCCCATACAG GTGAAGGCAGCTCCTTCCGTGTCGTCCCAGGACTCCCCTGATTGTGCCTCAGGAGGGGAGTCTCCAGCCGGGATCATCTTCCCCTCCGCCCCCAAACCCGACTCTCCACCGGATGAGTCCTCTCAGGACAGCTTCGCACCAGTCCAGGGACCAGAACCCCCTCCCGCTAACCAGAAACCTAAGATCGGATTCGGTCTGAAGTTTG TTGCAGCTCCAGCCACCACCAGCAGCCCTGCTCAGGCCCCGCCCAAGAGGAAGATCCCCATTGGCCAGGTCTTCAGCAACGACGACGAGGACGGTACGGATGACGGGCCCAAGAAGCGGAAGCTCATCCCCATTGAGTACACTGAGGAGGAGAAGATGGCGGTGAGCCACGTGCCGACCGCCATGTCCTCCACAGAGGAGAAGAGGAAGAGCATCAAGAACCTGATCGAGAAGATCCCCACGGCTAAGGATGAGCTGTTCGCCTACAGCCTGGACTGGTCGCAGGTCGATCAG GGACTGATGGAGAAAAGAGTCAAGCCCTGGATCAACAAGAAGATTGTAGAATACATCGGAGAGGAGGAGCCCACGCTTACAGAGTTCATCTGTCAAAAG GTGATGGCACATAGTGTACCCAAAAGCATTCTGGAAGATGTTGCAATG GTTTTGGATGAAGAGGCTGAAGTTTTTGTCGTCAAAATGTGGAGGCTACTCATCTACGAGACAGAAGCAAAGAAGCATGGCCTAGTGAAGTAG
- the LOC136433499 gene encoding RNA-binding protein 25-like isoform X4 produces MSFPPPMNRPPGMGMPPMPPGMPPPAHFGAFNPLPPDQRMRVIRPGVTSHAMLPLAGSPHIVTASGAIRPMTLQAIRPGPPMVAPMGMVHGAPTLLQRPAMPVMPVKPVQQPQPVDKKEADKKEEKAKESDGEEEEGEALPSTTVFVGNITDRATDVLIRQMLMKCGTVLSWKRVQGATGKLQGTTKSFGFCEYAEPESTLRALRLLHDWQLGDKKLLVKVDAKTRAVLDEYMGKKKDAKGSSGDKDSDELDEETIRQDNFAMEQLEQLKREHNTELNTPIPDDRPSKGKKEGLLGDKPKAKQKKDDKKEEAIDDLEDMEVDEEKRNLITKEIRSFREAHKNDEEKEKERDKERKEREREREKERERREREREKEREREREREREEERRRKEREREREKERERERPNSSGRRERERMDREREYDRERRERDREKEREEEEEAYERRKLERKLREKELAYQERLKAWETRERRKTREYDKENEREEDRKKEMIKEAKRLKEFLEDYDDERDDPKYYKGSALQKRLKERQKEIELDEMDRRKEKEEIEEIRRRLMEEGHPDPQAEVERLERETEKHKEPQLKTELPEPSPRETKPHLEPTLKPAFPPIQVKAAPSVSSQDSPDCASGGESPAGIIFPSAPKPDSPPDESSQDSFAPVQGPEPPPANQKPKIGFGLKFVAAPATTSSPAQAPPKRKIPIGQVFSNDDEDGTDDGPKKRKLIPIEYTEEEKMAVSHVPTAMSSTEEKRKSIKNLIEKIPTAKDELFAYSLDWSQVDQGLMEKRVKPWINKKIVEYIGEEEPTLTEFICQKVMAHSVPKSILEDVAMVLDEEAEVFVVKMWRLLIYETEAKKHGLVK; encoded by the exons ATGTCATTCCCTCCCCCCATGAACCGTCCTCCCGGCATGGGCATGCCCCCCATGCCTCCTGGTATGCCCCCACCAGCTCATTTTGGAGCATTTAATCCTCTACCTCCAG ATCAGAGGATGAGGGTCATCCGCCCAGGTGTCACATCTCACGCCATGTTGCCCCTTGCAGGTTCTCCTCACATCGTAACCGCTAGCGGAGCCATCAGACCGATGACTTTACAGGCCATACGCCCAG GTCCTCCAATGGTTGCGCCAATGGGCATGGTACATGGAGCA CCCACCCTTCTCCAAAGACCAGCGATGCCTGTTATGCCTGTCAAGCCTGTTCAACAGCCTCAACCTGTAGACAAGAAAGAGGCAGACAAGAAGGAAGAAAAGGCAAAG GAGTCTGatggtgaggaggaggagggtgagGCACTGCCTTCCACCACAGTGTTTGTGGGCAACATCACCGACAGAGCCACAGATGTACTCATCAGGCAGATGCTCATG AAATGTGGAACAGTCTTGAGCTGGAAGAGAGTCCAAGGGGCCACTGGGAAGCTGCAAGGTACTACCAAAT CGTTTGGGTTCTGTGAGTATGCTGAGCCAGAATCCACCCTGAGAGCCCTGCGCCTACTCCACGACTGGCAGCTGGGAGACAAGAAACTGTTGGTGAAGGTGGACGCCAAGACCCGGGCTGTGTTGGATGAGTACATGGGGAAGAAGAAGGATGCAAAGGGAAGCTCAGGGGACAAG GACTCCGATGAACTTGATGAGGAGACCATAAGACAAGATAACTTTGCAATGGAGCAGCTTGAACAACTGAAGAGAGAGCACAACACAGAGCTGAACACACCTATCCCTGATGACAGACCAAGCAAAG GGAAGAAGGAAGGCCTCCTTGGAGACAAGCCCAAGGCCAAGCAGAAGAAAGACGACAAAAAAGAAGAGGCAATA GACGACCTAGAGGACATGGAGGTTGATGAAGAGAAACGTAATCTGATCACCAAAGAGATTCGGAGCTTCCGTGAAGCCCACAAG AACGatgaagaaaaggagaaagaaagagacAAAGAGCGgaaggagagggagagagagcgagagaaaGAACGGGAGCGCCGAGAGAGGGAACGGGAGAAGGAGAGGGAGCGGGAAAGAGAAAGGGAGAGGGAAGAGGAACGCCGCCGGAAAGAGCGAGAGCGCGAGCGTGAAAAGGAGCGAGAAAGAGAGAGG CCTAACAGTAGTGGCCGCAGGGAACGCGAGAGAATGGACCGCGAAAGGGAGTATGACAGAGAGCGACGTGAGCGGGACCGCGAAAAGGAAcgggaggaagaggaagaagcatACGAGAGGCGTAAACTGGAGAGAAAGCTGAGGGAGAAAGAGCTGGCCTATCAAGAG CGACTGAAAGCCTGGGAGACGCGTGAGAGACGGAAAACTCGGGAGTACGACAAGGAAAACGAGAGAGAAGAAGACAGGAAGAAAGAAATG atcaaagaAGCCAAGCGTCTAAAGGAATTCCTGGAGGACTATGATGACGAGAGAGACGACCCCAAATACTACAA GGGCAGTGCTTTACAGAAGAGATTaaaagagagacagaaagagattGAGCTGGATGAGATGGACAGAAGGAAAGAGAAAGAGGAGATTGAAGAAATCCGACGACGCCTAATGGAAGAAGGACACCCTGACCCACAGGCAGAAGTTGAAAGA TTGGAAAGGGAGACAGAAAAGCATAAAGAGCCGCAGCTGAAAACTGAACTTCCAGAGCCGTCACCTCGAGAGACCAAACCTCACCTGGAACCAACACTCAAACCAGCATTCCCGCCCATACAG GTGAAGGCAGCTCCTTCCGTGTCGTCCCAGGACTCCCCTGATTGTGCCTCAGGAGGGGAGTCTCCAGCCGGGATCATCTTCCCCTCCGCCCCCAAACCCGACTCTCCACCGGATGAGTCCTCTCAGGACAGCTTCGCACCAGTCCAGGGACCAGAACCCCCTCCCGCTAACCAGAAACCTAAGATCGGATTCGGTCTGAAGTTTG TTGCAGCTCCAGCCACCACCAGCAGCCCTGCTCAGGCCCCGCCCAAGAGGAAGATCCCCATTGGCCAGGTCTTCAGCAACGACGACGAGGACGGTACGGATGACGGGCCCAAGAAGCGGAAGCTCATCCCCATTGAGTACACTGAGGAGGAGAAGATGGCGGTGAGCCACGTGCCGACCGCCATGTCCTCCACAGAGGAGAAGAGGAAGAGCATCAAGAACCTGATCGAGAAGATCCCCACGGCTAAGGATGAGCTGTTCGCCTACAGCCTGGACTGGTCGCAGGTCGATCAG GGACTGATGGAGAAAAGAGTCAAGCCCTGGATCAACAAGAAGATTGTAGAATACATCGGAGAGGAGGAGCCCACGCTTACAGAGTTCATCTGTCAAAAG GTGATGGCACATAGTGTACCCAAAAGCATTCTGGAAGATGTTGCAATG GTTTTGGATGAAGAGGCTGAAGTTTTTGTCGTCAAAATGTGGAGGCTACTCATCTACGAGACAGAAGCAAAGAAGCATGGCCTAGTGAAGTAG
- the LOC136433499 gene encoding RNA-binding protein 25-like isoform X5: MSFPPPMNRPPGMGMPPMPPGMPPPAHFGAFNPLPPGPPMVAPMGMVHGAPTLLQRPAMPVMPVKPVQQPQPVDKKEADKKEEKAKESDGEEEEGEALPSTTVFVGNITDRATDVLIRQMLMKCGTVLSWKRVQGATGKLQGTTKSFGFCEYAEPESTLRALRLLHDWQLGDKKLLVKVDAKTRAVLDEYMGKKKDAKGSSGDKDSDELDEETIRQDNFAMEQLEQLKREHNTELNTPIPDDRPSKGKKEGLLGDKPKAKQKKDDKKEEAIDDLEDMEVDEEKRNLITKEIRSFREAHKNDEEKEKERDKERKEREREREKERERREREREKEREREREREREEERRRKEREREREKERERERPNSSGRRERERMDREREYDRERRERDREKEREEEEEAYERRKLERKLREKELAYQERLKAWETRERRKTREYDKENEREEDRKKEMIKEAKRLKEFLEDYDDERDDPKYYKYMYRGHGLLEQRAVWSDNFVRGSALQKRLKERQKEIELDEMDRRKEKEEIEEIRRRLMEEGHPDPQAEVERLERETEKHKEPQLKTELPEPSPRETKPHLEPTLKPAFPPIQVKAAPSVSSQDSPDCASGGESPAGIIFPSAPKPDSPPDESSQDSFAPVQGPEPPPANQKPKIGFGLKFVAAPATTSSPAQAPPKRKIPIGQVFSNDDEDGTDDGPKKRKLIPIEYTEEEKMAVSHVPTAMSSTEEKRKSIKNLIEKIPTAKDELFAYSLDWSQVDQGLMEKRVKPWINKKIVEYIGEEEPTLTEFICQKVMAHSVPKSILEDVAMVLDEEAEVFVVKMWRLLIYETEAKKHGLVK; encoded by the exons ATGTCATTCCCTCCCCCCATGAACCGTCCTCCCGGCATGGGCATGCCCCCCATGCCTCCTGGTATGCCCCCACCAGCTCATTTTGGAGCATTTAATCCTCTACCTCCAG GTCCTCCAATGGTTGCGCCAATGGGCATGGTACATGGAGCA CCCACCCTTCTCCAAAGACCAGCGATGCCTGTTATGCCTGTCAAGCCTGTTCAACAGCCTCAACCTGTAGACAAGAAAGAGGCAGACAAGAAGGAAGAAAAGGCAAAG GAGTCTGatggtgaggaggaggagggtgagGCACTGCCTTCCACCACAGTGTTTGTGGGCAACATCACCGACAGAGCCACAGATGTACTCATCAGGCAGATGCTCATG AAATGTGGAACAGTCTTGAGCTGGAAGAGAGTCCAAGGGGCCACTGGGAAGCTGCAAGGTACTACCAAAT CGTTTGGGTTCTGTGAGTATGCTGAGCCAGAATCCACCCTGAGAGCCCTGCGCCTACTCCACGACTGGCAGCTGGGAGACAAGAAACTGTTGGTGAAGGTGGACGCCAAGACCCGGGCTGTGTTGGATGAGTACATGGGGAAGAAGAAGGATGCAAAGGGAAGCTCAGGGGACAAG GACTCCGATGAACTTGATGAGGAGACCATAAGACAAGATAACTTTGCAATGGAGCAGCTTGAACAACTGAAGAGAGAGCACAACACAGAGCTGAACACACCTATCCCTGATGACAGACCAAGCAAAG GGAAGAAGGAAGGCCTCCTTGGAGACAAGCCCAAGGCCAAGCAGAAGAAAGACGACAAAAAAGAAGAGGCAATA GACGACCTAGAGGACATGGAGGTTGATGAAGAGAAACGTAATCTGATCACCAAAGAGATTCGGAGCTTCCGTGAAGCCCACAAG AACGatgaagaaaaggagaaagaaagagacAAAGAGCGgaaggagagggagagagagcgagagaaaGAACGGGAGCGCCGAGAGAGGGAACGGGAGAAGGAGAGGGAGCGGGAAAGAGAAAGGGAGAGGGAAGAGGAACGCCGCCGGAAAGAGCGAGAGCGCGAGCGTGAAAAGGAGCGAGAAAGAGAGAGG CCTAACAGTAGTGGCCGCAGGGAACGCGAGAGAATGGACCGCGAAAGGGAGTATGACAGAGAGCGACGTGAGCGGGACCGCGAAAAGGAAcgggaggaagaggaagaagcatACGAGAGGCGTAAACTGGAGAGAAAGCTGAGGGAGAAAGAGCTGGCCTATCAAGAG CGACTGAAAGCCTGGGAGACGCGTGAGAGACGGAAAACTCGGGAGTACGACAAGGAAAACGAGAGAGAAGAAGACAGGAAGAAAGAAATG atcaaagaAGCCAAGCGTCTAAAGGAATTCCTGGAGGACTATGATGACGAGAGAGACGACCCCAAATACTACAA atacatgtatcgTGGCCATGGTCTGCTCGAACAGAGAGCAGTATGGAGTGATAATTTTGTGAG GGGCAGTGCTTTACAGAAGAGATTaaaagagagacagaaagagattGAGCTGGATGAGATGGACAGAAGGAAAGAGAAAGAGGAGATTGAAGAAATCCGACGACGCCTAATGGAAGAAGGACACCCTGACCCACAGGCAGAAGTTGAAAGA TTGGAAAGGGAGACAGAAAAGCATAAAGAGCCGCAGCTGAAAACTGAACTTCCAGAGCCGTCACCTCGAGAGACCAAACCTCACCTGGAACCAACACTCAAACCAGCATTCCCGCCCATACAG GTGAAGGCAGCTCCTTCCGTGTCGTCCCAGGACTCCCCTGATTGTGCCTCAGGAGGGGAGTCTCCAGCCGGGATCATCTTCCCCTCCGCCCCCAAACCCGACTCTCCACCGGATGAGTCCTCTCAGGACAGCTTCGCACCAGTCCAGGGACCAGAACCCCCTCCCGCTAACCAGAAACCTAAGATCGGATTCGGTCTGAAGTTTG TTGCAGCTCCAGCCACCACCAGCAGCCCTGCTCAGGCCCCGCCCAAGAGGAAGATCCCCATTGGCCAGGTCTTCAGCAACGACGACGAGGACGGTACGGATGACGGGCCCAAGAAGCGGAAGCTCATCCCCATTGAGTACACTGAGGAGGAGAAGATGGCGGTGAGCCACGTGCCGACCGCCATGTCCTCCACAGAGGAGAAGAGGAAGAGCATCAAGAACCTGATCGAGAAGATCCCCACGGCTAAGGATGAGCTGTTCGCCTACAGCCTGGACTGGTCGCAGGTCGATCAG GGACTGATGGAGAAAAGAGTCAAGCCCTGGATCAACAAGAAGATTGTAGAATACATCGGAGAGGAGGAGCCCACGCTTACAGAGTTCATCTGTCAAAAG GTGATGGCACATAGTGTACCCAAAAGCATTCTGGAAGATGTTGCAATG GTTTTGGATGAAGAGGCTGAAGTTTTTGTCGTCAAAATGTGGAGGCTACTCATCTACGAGACAGAAGCAAAGAAGCATGGCCTAGTGAAGTAG
- the LOC136433499 gene encoding RNA-binding protein 25-like isoform X2, with translation MSFPPPMNRPPGMGMPPMPPGMPPPAHFGAFNPLPPDQRMRVIRPGVTSHAMLPLAGSPHIVTASGAIRPMTLQAIRPGPPMVAPMGMVHGAPTLLQRPAMPVMPVKPVQQPQPVDKKEADKKEEKAKESDGEEEEGEALPSTTVFVGNITDRATDVLIRQMLMKCGTVLSWKRVQGATGKLQGTTKSFGFCEYAEPESTLRALRLLHDWQLGDKKLLVKVDAKTRAVLDEYMGKKKDAKGSSGDKDSDELDEETIRQDNFAMEQLEQLKREHNTELNTPIPDDRPSKGKKEGLLGDKPKAKQKKDDKKEEAIDDLEDMEVDEEKRNLITKEIRSFREAHKNDEEKEKERDKERKEREREREKERERREREREKEREREREREREEERRRKEREREREKERERESSGRRERERMDREREYDRERRERDREKEREEEEEAYERRKLERKLREKELAYQERLKAWETRERRKTREYDKENEREEDRKKEMIKEAKRLKEFLEDYDDERDDPKYYKYMYRGHGLLEQRAVWSDNFVRGSALQKRLKERQKEIELDEMDRRKEKEEIEEIRRRLMEEGHPDPQAEVERLERETEKHKEPQLKTELPEPSPRETKPHLEPTLKPAFPPIQVKAAPSVSSQDSPDCASGGESPAGIIFPSAPKPDSPPDESSQDSFAPVQGPEPPPANQKPKIGFGLKFVAAPATTSSPAQAPPKRKIPIGQVFSNDDEDGTDDGPKKRKLIPIEYTEEEKMAVSHVPTAMSSTEEKRKSIKNLIEKIPTAKDELFAYSLDWSQVDQGLMEKRVKPWINKKIVEYIGEEEPTLTEFICQKVMAHSVPKSILEDVAMVLDEEAEVFVVKMWRLLIYETEAKKHGLVK, from the exons ATGTCATTCCCTCCCCCCATGAACCGTCCTCCCGGCATGGGCATGCCCCCCATGCCTCCTGGTATGCCCCCACCAGCTCATTTTGGAGCATTTAATCCTCTACCTCCAG ATCAGAGGATGAGGGTCATCCGCCCAGGTGTCACATCTCACGCCATGTTGCCCCTTGCAGGTTCTCCTCACATCGTAACCGCTAGCGGAGCCATCAGACCGATGACTTTACAGGCCATACGCCCAG GTCCTCCAATGGTTGCGCCAATGGGCATGGTACATGGAGCA CCCACCCTTCTCCAAAGACCAGCGATGCCTGTTATGCCTGTCAAGCCTGTTCAACAGCCTCAACCTGTAGACAAGAAAGAGGCAGACAAGAAGGAAGAAAAGGCAAAG GAGTCTGatggtgaggaggaggagggtgagGCACTGCCTTCCACCACAGTGTTTGTGGGCAACATCACCGACAGAGCCACAGATGTACTCATCAGGCAGATGCTCATG AAATGTGGAACAGTCTTGAGCTGGAAGAGAGTCCAAGGGGCCACTGGGAAGCTGCAAGGTACTACCAAAT CGTTTGGGTTCTGTGAGTATGCTGAGCCAGAATCCACCCTGAGAGCCCTGCGCCTACTCCACGACTGGCAGCTGGGAGACAAGAAACTGTTGGTGAAGGTGGACGCCAAGACCCGGGCTGTGTTGGATGAGTACATGGGGAAGAAGAAGGATGCAAAGGGAAGCTCAGGGGACAAG GACTCCGATGAACTTGATGAGGAGACCATAAGACAAGATAACTTTGCAATGGAGCAGCTTGAACAACTGAAGAGAGAGCACAACACAGAGCTGAACACACCTATCCCTGATGACAGACCAAGCAAAG GGAAGAAGGAAGGCCTCCTTGGAGACAAGCCCAAGGCCAAGCAGAAGAAAGACGACAAAAAAGAAGAGGCAATA GACGACCTAGAGGACATGGAGGTTGATGAAGAGAAACGTAATCTGATCACCAAAGAGATTCGGAGCTTCCGTGAAGCCCACAAG AACGatgaagaaaaggagaaagaaagagacAAAGAGCGgaaggagagggagagagagcgagagaaaGAACGGGAGCGCCGAGAGAGGGAACGGGAGAAGGAGAGGGAGCGGGAAAGAGAAAGGGAGAGGGAAGAGGAACGCCGCCGGAAAGAGCGAGAGCGCGAGCGTGAAAAGGAGCGAGAAAGAGAGAG TAGTGGCCGCAGGGAACGCGAGAGAATGGACCGCGAAAGGGAGTATGACAGAGAGCGACGTGAGCGGGACCGCGAAAAGGAAcgggaggaagaggaagaagcatACGAGAGGCGTAAACTGGAGAGAAAGCTGAGGGAGAAAGAGCTGGCCTATCAAGAG CGACTGAAAGCCTGGGAGACGCGTGAGAGACGGAAAACTCGGGAGTACGACAAGGAAAACGAGAGAGAAGAAGACAGGAAGAAAGAAATG atcaaagaAGCCAAGCGTCTAAAGGAATTCCTGGAGGACTATGATGACGAGAGAGACGACCCCAAATACTACAA atacatgtatcgTGGCCATGGTCTGCTCGAACAGAGAGCAGTATGGAGTGATAATTTTGTGAG GGGCAGTGCTTTACAGAAGAGATTaaaagagagacagaaagagattGAGCTGGATGAGATGGACAGAAGGAAAGAGAAAGAGGAGATTGAAGAAATCCGACGACGCCTAATGGAAGAAGGACACCCTGACCCACAGGCAGAAGTTGAAAGA TTGGAAAGGGAGACAGAAAAGCATAAAGAGCCGCAGCTGAAAACTGAACTTCCAGAGCCGTCACCTCGAGAGACCAAACCTCACCTGGAACCAACACTCAAACCAGCATTCCCGCCCATACAG GTGAAGGCAGCTCCTTCCGTGTCGTCCCAGGACTCCCCTGATTGTGCCTCAGGAGGGGAGTCTCCAGCCGGGATCATCTTCCCCTCCGCCCCCAAACCCGACTCTCCACCGGATGAGTCCTCTCAGGACAGCTTCGCACCAGTCCAGGGACCAGAACCCCCTCCCGCTAACCAGAAACCTAAGATCGGATTCGGTCTGAAGTTTG TTGCAGCTCCAGCCACCACCAGCAGCCCTGCTCAGGCCCCGCCCAAGAGGAAGATCCCCATTGGCCAGGTCTTCAGCAACGACGACGAGGACGGTACGGATGACGGGCCCAAGAAGCGGAAGCTCATCCCCATTGAGTACACTGAGGAGGAGAAGATGGCGGTGAGCCACGTGCCGACCGCCATGTCCTCCACAGAGGAGAAGAGGAAGAGCATCAAGAACCTGATCGAGAAGATCCCCACGGCTAAGGATGAGCTGTTCGCCTACAGCCTGGACTGGTCGCAGGTCGATCAG GGACTGATGGAGAAAAGAGTCAAGCCCTGGATCAACAAGAAGATTGTAGAATACATCGGAGAGGAGGAGCCCACGCTTACAGAGTTCATCTGTCAAAAG GTGATGGCACATAGTGTACCCAAAAGCATTCTGGAAGATGTTGCAATG GTTTTGGATGAAGAGGCTGAAGTTTTTGTCGTCAAAATGTGGAGGCTACTCATCTACGAGACAGAAGCAAAGAAGCATGGCCTAGTGAAGTAG